Proteins co-encoded in one Medicago truncatula cultivar Jemalong A17 chromosome 8, MtrunA17r5.0-ANR, whole genome shotgun sequence genomic window:
- the LOC11409822 gene encoding F-box/kelch-repeat protein At3g06240: protein MMHGFGHDPNTDHYKVVVILRARDSSGNLFHKNVYEPNVKVHTLGTNFWRSPCFIVSLNLRTESYQEVLLPDFGVVDTYSLHLGVLRNCLCMVSGDDVWVMTEYANKESWTKLFTISYIRDPCAYCVFIKAIHTFEDGQMLLKFIGDVKKLIIYISINGTSKPIEFENASEVCVESLISPCL from the exons ATGATGCATGGCTTTGGCCATGATCCTAATACTGATCATTACAAGGTGGTGGTTATTTTACGTGCACGTGATAGTAGtggtaatttatttcacaaaaatgTGTACGAACCTAATGTGAAGGTTCATACTTTGGGCACAAATTTCTGGAGAA GTCCGTGTTTTATTGTTTCTCTTAATTTGAGGACCGAGTCTTACCAAGAAGTTTTGCTGCCTGATTTTGGAGTGGTAGATACATATTCTTTGCATTTGGGTGTGTTGCGAAATTGTTTGTGCATGGTTTCTGGTGATGATGTTTGGGTTATGACAGAATATGCAAATAAAGAGTCATGGACTAAACTGTTCACTATTTCTTACATACGCGATCCTTGTGCatattgtgtttttatcaaggCAATACATACTTTTGAAGATGGCCAAATGCTGCTGAAGTTTATAGGGGATGTGAAAAAGTTGATTATTTACATTTCTATAAATGGAACTTCAAAGCCTATTGAGTTTGAAAACGCTTCTGAAGTCTGCGTTGAGAGTTTGATATCACCTTGTCTGTAA
- the LOC112417356 gene encoding uncharacterized protein, whose protein sequence is MHKHVFLRIVTTLGHHDEYFQMRADATGKMGLSPLQKCTAAICMLVYGSPADIVDKYVRIGESTTVECLDRFARGVNEVFGAEYLRRPNNNDVDHLLQTGEARNFPSILGSIDCMHWEWKNCPVAWKGQFCRGDHGKPTIMLEAMASQDLWIWHALFGIAGSNNDINVLNQSNVFNDILEGQAPTVQYTVNRTPYHMGYYI, encoded by the coding sequence ATGCATAAGCATGTGTTTCTTCGAATTGTAACTACTCTTGGACATCATGATGAGTATTTCCAAATGAGGGCCGATGCAACTGGTAAAATGGGTCTTTCACCATTGCAGAAATGCACTGCTGCTATTTGTATGTTGGTATATGGGTCTCCTGCCGACATTGTAGACAAATATGTTCGAATTGGAGAAAGCACGACAGTTGAGTGCTTAGACAGATTTGCAAGAGGCGTGAATGAGGTATTTGGGGCGGAGTATCTAAGAAGGCCAAACAACAATGATGTTGATCACTTATTACAAACGGGTGAGGCACGCAACTTTCCAAGTATATTAGGTTCTATTGATTGTATGCATTGGGAATGGAAAAATTGTCCGGTTGCTTGGAAAGGCCAATTTTGCCGAGGCGACCATGGTAAACCAACGATCATGCTTGAAGCAATGGCATCACAAGACTTGTGGATTTGGCATGCACTTTTTGGTATTGCAGGTTCAAACAATGACATTAATGTGTTAAACCAATCTAATGTGTTTAATGATATTTTGGAAGGACAAGCACCGACAGTGCAATATACAGTTAATAGAACTCCATATCATATGGGGTACTATATCTAG
- the LOC112417355 gene encoding uncharacterized protein — MVYILSGLHLLRPFQRRKEKKIKLFAKHQESARKDVERAFGVLQSRFAIIRGPARVWHMETLKHIIYACIILLNMIVEDERHTYGGDFDYSYDNVNNDVSATETSNGPHPNLATRLQRRANIRERQVHRQLQADLMEHIWKCFGHEHNEV; from the coding sequence ATGGTATATATCCTGAGTGGGCTACATTTGTTAAGACCATTCCAACGCCGcaaggagaaaaaaataaaactatttgcTAAACATCAAGAATCGGCAAGAAAAGATGTGGAACGGGCGTTTGGTGTGCTCCAATCTCGATTTGCAATTATTCGTGGCCCAGCACGTGTTTGGCATATGGAAACTCTCAAGCATATAATTTATGCATGCATCATATTACTTAACATGATTGTTGAAGACGAACGACATACATATGGAGGTGATTTTGATTACTCTTATGATAATGTGAACAATGACGTCTCAGCAACTGAAACATCTAACGGTCCTCATCCTAATCTTGCAACAAGACTACAAAGGAGAGCAAATATTCGTGAAAGACAAGTTCATCGACAACTTCAAGCAGATTTAATGGAGCATATTTGGAAATGCTTTGGACATGAGCACAACgaagtttaa